One region of Glutamicibacter sp. B1 genomic DNA includes:
- a CDS encoding MFS transporter, whose product MTQPVAIRTRLLPTERTSINLIFLLAGLSFASWAGRLSIIDDVLGFSGLGLGSFLLCMTLGTLIGLSIIPTISKYVATKRLLCILPLGLALCLPLLGVAISITQSTWLAYLTLFVNGIIFGCLDIMMNVSGARIERSVGRSLMPSFHGFFSLGSLLGAGLATATITMKLPSIWHFALVSTLIIAFAFIAHLGLSEWENENFAERAKEKAQGDSRATGKLGLLLLLGLMVAGLSFTEGAANDWIAVATVNGHGLEHQDGALMFTLFVGAMTLGRFLGGLLVDRLGHKFTLLIMGTIGLLGVVLFIVESNPYFIGLGSAMWGLGSSLGFPVGMSIAASRTERLGPRAVSIISAFGYGAMLGGPPLIGFVVDSVGLPQALWICVAILIVSLVLTPRVSRGPNASSISR is encoded by the coding sequence ATGACACAACCGGTCGCCATTAGAACGCGACTTTTGCCTACCGAACGAACCAGTATCAACCTTATATTCCTGTTGGCAGGATTATCGTTCGCTTCATGGGCCGGCAGACTCTCAATCATCGATGATGTGCTGGGATTTTCAGGGCTTGGACTCGGCTCGTTTCTTCTATGCATGACCCTTGGTACTTTGATCGGTTTGTCCATCATTCCAACCATCAGCAAGTATGTCGCTACCAAGCGACTACTCTGCATCCTCCCACTCGGCCTAGCTCTTTGCCTTCCCCTTCTTGGTGTGGCCATCTCAATTACTCAAAGTACCTGGCTCGCGTACTTAACCTTGTTTGTAAATGGCATCATTTTCGGTTGCCTCGACATTATGATGAACGTCAGCGGAGCCAGAATTGAACGAAGCGTTGGTCGTAGCCTCATGCCGTCGTTCCATGGCTTTTTCAGTCTCGGCTCACTTCTTGGGGCTGGGCTGGCAACAGCTACAATCACAATGAAATTGCCAAGTATTTGGCATTTTGCACTAGTCTCCACATTGATTATCGCTTTTGCTTTCATTGCCCACCTCGGGCTGTCGGAGTGGGAGAACGAAAACTTCGCCGAACGCGCCAAAGAAAAGGCACAAGGTGATTCAAGGGCCACCGGGAAACTCGGTCTACTGCTTCTGTTAGGCCTCATGGTGGCTGGACTGAGCTTTACCGAGGGGGCAGCCAATGATTGGATTGCCGTCGCTACCGTTAACGGCCATGGACTGGAACATCAAGATGGCGCCCTCATGTTTACGCTCTTCGTTGGAGCCATGACACTTGGCCGCTTCTTGGGCGGTCTCCTTGTCGACCGGCTCGGGCACAAGTTCACTCTCTTGATAATGGGGACGATCGGGCTCCTTGGCGTCGTTCTCTTTATCGTCGAGTCAAACCCCTATTTCATTGGCTTAGGTTCAGCAATGTGGGGTCTTGGTAGCTCACTTGGATTCCCCGTCGGAATGAGCATCGCCGCCTCTAGAACTGAACGCCTAGGCCCCAGAGCAGTGAGTATCATCAGCGCCTTCGGATACGGCGCAATGCTTGGCGGTCCCCCGCTCATAGGTTTTGTCGTAGACAGTGTGGGACTGCCCCAGGCCTTGTGGATCTGTGTGGCGATCCTCATCGTTTCCCTCGTGCTCACTCCACGGGTCAGCCGCGGGCCAAACGCATCCAGCATCTCACGCTAA
- a CDS encoding Lrp/AsnC family transcriptional regulator, which translates to MDELDRAILAELQLDGRISATALAAKIGLSVAPCHRRIRELERAGVITGYQAVIAPERVGLGFAALVFVTLKDRAQLKDFELAVEREELIVDAQRLFGEPDFLLRVFAEDLSHYQRVYDDVLVGLPGVEKLTSTIVMRNIKERAVLPV; encoded by the coding sequence ATGGATGAATTGGATCGTGCGATACTTGCCGAATTGCAGCTCGATGGAAGAATCAGCGCAACCGCACTGGCTGCCAAAATTGGCTTATCAGTAGCACCTTGCCACCGGCGCATTCGAGAACTTGAACGTGCAGGCGTGATCACCGGATATCAGGCAGTAATCGCACCTGAGCGAGTCGGTCTCGGGTTTGCGGCGTTGGTCTTTGTCACGTTGAAAGACCGTGCACAACTTAAGGATTTTGAGTTAGCAGTTGAACGTGAAGAGCTGATTGTTGATGCACAGCGCCTATTTGGTGAGCCTGACTTCTTACTGCGCGTGTTTGCAGAAGACTTGAGTCACTATCAGCGAGTTTACGATGATGTCCTCGTGGGACTACCTGGTGTTGAAAAACTGACTAGCACCATTGTCATGCGCAATATCAAGGAGCGCGCTGTCTTACCCGTTTAG
- a CDS encoding LysE family translocator has protein sequence MDFAQLTAFLLISVTLACTPGADWAYVISSALRKQSYQPAVWGLLSGYLVHTVLLVCGIAALVASSPTILSWLTAAGAIYLLWLGISTLRSSKTATFFSAPQPSAIDITEGEPKLGETSNSQLAGSTSIALASPPVQQVPARTAFFKGLLTSGTNPKALLLYVALIPQYLDSDLSLPVPLQTGILGLTHFTVSIAVYFSVAFASRALLRSRPLAARVVTLVSGIIMILLSLALIFEQFFV, from the coding sequence ATGGACTTCGCTCAGCTAACGGCCTTTCTGCTCATTTCAGTCACCTTAGCTTGCACGCCAGGCGCTGATTGGGCTTATGTCATTTCCTCTGCACTCCGGAAACAGAGCTATCAGCCAGCCGTTTGGGGACTACTCTCGGGTTATCTTGTGCATACCGTCTTACTGGTTTGCGGAATTGCCGCGCTCGTAGCCAGCTCGCCCACCATTCTCTCGTGGCTAACGGCAGCTGGTGCCATCTACCTACTTTGGCTAGGAATCTCCACGTTACGCTCGAGCAAAACCGCAACATTTTTCAGTGCCCCGCAACCATCCGCCATCGATATCACCGAAGGCGAGCCCAAGCTGGGCGAGACCAGCAACTCTCAGCTGGCTGGCAGCACGTCAATTGCTTTAGCATCACCACCGGTACAACAAGTTCCTGCGCGAACGGCCTTCTTCAAAGGGCTCCTCACAAGCGGAACCAACCCGAAAGCACTGCTGCTGTACGTGGCATTGATCCCCCAATATTTGGATTCAGATTTATCTCTACCTGTGCCCCTGCAAACGGGCATACTAGGACTAACGCACTTCACCGTTTCTATTGCGGTCTACTTCAGCGTGGCCTTTGCCTCGCGCGCCCTCCTTCGTTCCAGGCCGCTGGCAGCACGAGTTGTCACGTTAGTTTCCGGGATCATCATGATCTTGTTGTCACTCGCATTGATCTTTGAGCAGTTTTTCGTCTAA
- a CDS encoding energy-coupling factor ABC transporter ATP-binding protein: protein MELPSIGLENVSVRYGDRDVLKDINISLNEQRIGVIGANGAGKSTLSRLLNGLVLPTEGSVRIGDLTTSQHAKQIRRQVGFVFQNPANQIIMPIVSDDIAFGLKNLSLPKAERIQRVNETLHELNISHLADRESHTLSGGEQQMVALASVLAMRPETIIFDEPTTMLDLRNRLAFQHEISKLSQRAIVVTHDLEILEDFERVLVITDGTVAFDGQPADAIAHYRQWSHA, encoded by the coding sequence GTGGAACTACCCTCAATAGGTTTAGAAAATGTTTCGGTTCGCTACGGTGACCGGGACGTTCTCAAGGACATCAACATCAGTCTTAACGAGCAGCGCATCGGTGTAATTGGCGCCAATGGTGCTGGGAAAAGCACCCTTTCTCGACTGCTCAACGGACTTGTGCTCCCCACCGAAGGATCTGTTCGCATTGGTGACCTAACCACCAGCCAGCATGCTAAACAAATCCGACGACAGGTCGGGTTCGTTTTTCAGAATCCTGCCAACCAGATCATCATGCCTATCGTTTCTGACGACATAGCCTTTGGCCTCAAGAACTTGTCACTGCCCAAAGCCGAACGCATTCAACGAGTAAACGAGACCCTGCATGAACTAAATATTTCGCATCTGGCTGACCGGGAAAGCCATACGTTATCCGGCGGCGAACAGCAGATGGTGGCGCTGGCTTCGGTACTAGCGATGCGACCTGAAACCATCATTTTTGATGAACCTACTACGATGCTGGATTTGCGTAACCGTTTGGCTTTCCAACATGAGATCTCGAAGCTATCCCAACGAGCGATCGTCGTCACTCACGACCTAGAAATCCTCGAAGACTTCGAACGAGTTCTCGTCATCACCGACGGCACAGTTGCCTTCGACGGTCAGCCTGCCGATGCCATTGCCCACTACCGACAATGGAGTCACGCATGA
- a CDS encoding energy-coupling factor transporter transmembrane component T family protein, which produces MIAANNTSYLARIKPGWKFGALLVLSIALYLINSWTVLLSIFIVSVVLLLTARVNFKQIRLPLISLAVILSVVFILLGIQTDWLNALRSVLRLLTMCLLAYSVSLTTKFEAMLELFQQVASPVRFVGGNPAQIALALSMTIRFIPELKKVYVEVREAQHARGLANNPLAVTVPLVIRSLKIADETAEALDARGYDSEPAAFRR; this is translated from the coding sequence ATGATCGCTGCAAATAACACGTCTTATCTTGCGCGTATAAAGCCTGGGTGGAAGTTCGGTGCCTTGCTCGTCTTGAGCATTGCGTTGTACCTCATCAATTCGTGGACCGTCCTACTGTCGATCTTCATCGTAAGTGTCGTATTACTTCTGACGGCACGCGTGAATTTTAAACAGATCCGGCTACCGCTCATTTCATTGGCGGTCATCCTTAGTGTCGTTTTCATTCTGTTGGGCATCCAAACTGACTGGCTCAATGCACTGCGCTCGGTTCTCAGGCTGCTGACCATGTGCCTTCTGGCCTATTCGGTCAGTCTCACCACAAAATTTGAAGCCATGCTGGAACTATTTCAACAAGTCGCTTCGCCAGTCCGTTTTGTCGGTGGGAACCCGGCACAAATAGCTTTGGCACTTTCGATGACCATTCGCTTCATTCCCGAGCTAAAAAAGGTGTACGTAGAAGTTCGTGAAGCACAGCATGCTCGTGGACTAGCCAACAATCCGCTGGCTGTTACGGTTCCGCTAGTCATCCGCTCACTAAAAATTGCTGACGAAACTGCAGAGGCACTCGACGCTCGTGGCTACGATTCAGAGCCCGCAGCATTCCGACGCTAA
- a CDS encoding biotin transporter BioY yields the protein MSRNPSSSQTKNTVYIAVFAAMIAAMGLLPPITLGIIPVPITLQTLGVMLAGALLGPWRGAMASLVVVVLAVAGLPLLSGGRGGLAVLLGPTGGYLVGWIFGSLVIGALFKYWVLRRTGNTARFLAGLASVIIGGIGVIYLCGVPWTSVATGIDVGTSLIGSAAFLPGDLFKAVVTTLVALTVHRSYRGLMS from the coding sequence ATGTCTCGAAACCCCTCTTCTTCACAAACTAAAAATACGGTGTACATCGCTGTGTTTGCGGCGATGATCGCAGCAATGGGGTTGCTGCCACCAATTACCTTGGGCATCATCCCGGTACCAATTACTCTCCAAACCCTCGGCGTGATGCTCGCTGGTGCCCTGCTGGGCCCATGGCGAGGCGCTATGGCGTCGCTGGTGGTCGTGGTCCTCGCTGTCGCCGGGCTTCCACTGCTCTCAGGTGGTCGCGGTGGTCTCGCCGTTTTGCTCGGACCCACCGGTGGATATTTGGTCGGCTGGATTTTCGGTTCACTAGTGATCGGCGCACTGTTCAAGTATTGGGTTCTACGCAGGACCGGTAATACTGCACGCTTCCTTGCCGGACTCGCATCGGTCATTATTGGTGGAATCGGTGTGATCTACCTATGTGGTGTGCCGTGGACCTCCGTGGCCACAGGTATTGATGTTGGAACTTCCCTCATCGGATCCGCAGCTTTCCTCCCAGGCGATCTGTTCAAAGCCGTCGTGACAACACTCGTTGCCCTCACGGTTCATCGCAGCTACCGAGGACTAATGAGCTAA
- a CDS encoding class I adenylate-forming enzyme family protein, with protein MNFWDALTSWAERLPNKSAVVSLTGELTYAQLAGRAQHLAHTLRELPEQRVGILANDPITMAVGFHGAALAGKTLVILDPSWPEALLHTMVSTLKCAHIMTDFSAADLQKIPATVFTISEGADNAPWVAQELPEDRELLIICTSGTTSRPKAIIRTARSWQCSVEVGAPILKATEASITLSPGPISHGLGLYSLVESIHTGGTFVGSGRWSTQGAKNLLGRLRCNRVVTVPTILDRLFSDMELQQLASIRWVISGGESLSPRIVAQLQTLPSYESCVEHFGSSEHSLIAYSHRDTNEQLSDGFSGQLFPTVSVHLHEVDPVTGIGTAYVDSPFNAIGYDPQTAPSIARCNASTSTLDQARQISDQQIAFIRREDGMLNLHGNNIHPAEIIAVFSTLNMTEVKIHRDTESDKPRLIAYVRSPVIDGELLREKLFEQLPVFKIPHEVVSLNSWPQGFSGKASITTLSDDAPEILKRIQIR; from the coding sequence ATGAACTTTTGGGATGCTCTGACGAGCTGGGCGGAACGTTTACCGAACAAGTCTGCAGTTGTTTCACTAACTGGTGAGTTGACCTACGCCCAGCTCGCAGGACGCGCCCAACACTTGGCTCATACGCTGCGTGAACTACCGGAACAGCGTGTGGGAATACTGGCGAACGACCCGATAACAATGGCTGTCGGGTTTCACGGAGCGGCTTTGGCAGGAAAAACCTTGGTCATTCTCGACCCATCCTGGCCAGAGGCTCTACTTCACACGATGGTTTCAACCCTCAAATGCGCCCACATCATGACTGACTTCAGTGCCGCGGATCTACAGAAAATCCCCGCCACAGTCTTCACGATTTCAGAGGGTGCCGACAATGCCCCGTGGGTTGCCCAAGAGCTTCCAGAGGACCGAGAACTCCTGATCATTTGCACTTCAGGAACTACTTCACGGCCTAAAGCCATCATTAGAACAGCCAGATCTTGGCAGTGTTCAGTGGAAGTCGGAGCTCCGATACTGAAAGCCACCGAAGCGAGTATTACTTTGTCGCCCGGACCGATATCTCACGGACTTGGTCTCTACTCGCTAGTGGAGTCCATCCACACAGGCGGAACATTTGTTGGGTCCGGACGATGGAGCACACAAGGAGCCAAGAATCTTTTAGGTCGCCTCAGATGCAACCGAGTAGTCACTGTGCCGACAATACTTGATCGTTTATTCTCCGATATGGAATTGCAACAGCTCGCGAGCATTCGTTGGGTCATCAGTGGTGGTGAATCATTATCACCGCGGATCGTGGCTCAACTTCAAACGTTGCCATCCTACGAATCGTGCGTTGAGCATTTCGGAAGTAGCGAGCACAGCCTGATCGCTTATTCACATAGAGACACCAATGAACAACTAAGCGATGGTTTCTCTGGACAACTCTTTCCGACGGTTTCAGTGCACCTTCATGAAGTCGATCCAGTCACGGGGATCGGCACTGCCTACGTAGACAGTCCTTTTAACGCCATCGGATACGATCCCCAAACGGCACCGTCTATAGCTCGGTGCAACGCTTCAACCAGTACATTGGATCAGGCAAGGCAAATCAGCGACCAGCAGATTGCCTTCATTCGCCGCGAGGATGGAATGCTCAACCTGCATGGCAATAATATTCATCCCGCGGAAATCATCGCCGTGTTTTCAACTTTGAACATGACTGAAGTCAAAATTCATCGCGATACCGAAAGCGATAAGCCTCGGCTGATTGCCTATGTTCGCTCCCCCGTTATTGACGGTGAACTTCTTCGAGAAAAGCTCTTTGAGCAGTTGCCAGTATTCAAGATTCCACACGAGGTTGTGTCACTTAATAGCTGGCCTCAAGGATTTAGCGGTAAAGCCTCGATTACCACCTTGTCGGACGATGCCCCAGAAATACTTAAGAGAATACAAATACGATGA
- a CDS encoding thiolase family protein, which yields MNNAYIIDALRTPIVRAGKEYSRISADKLLAPLLTALVERAGIHAVDVDHVFLGNAAGPGGNIARVAVLASVLPETVSATSMDAQCASGLEAIAAGARMIRCGEADIVLAGGVESVSTAPWRVEKQESVTVPPKLYSRARFTPVPNADPEMGVAAENIATRYNISRERQDSFALQSHQRAVQAQAEGVFDDELLPIGTSTGLVSEDTCPRPSLTDKKLSALKPAFVESGSVTAGNSCPINDGASVVLLVSEKVRQSLSPSFALKYLTAASGAYDPELLGMAAVPAYQKLQNQLGEEPSHHAPLIEFNEAFAVQALACLDILGIDPATVNRNGGALALGHPYGASGAILTTRLFRQAQKQGLSGQRALALMAAAGGTGSAIAFESVVS from the coding sequence ATGAATAACGCCTACATCATTGATGCCCTTCGTACTCCTATCGTCCGTGCTGGCAAAGAATACTCTCGCATCAGCGCCGACAAGCTTCTTGCTCCACTGCTAACTGCCTTGGTGGAAAGAGCTGGGATACATGCAGTTGATGTTGACCATGTGTTTCTTGGCAATGCAGCTGGCCCAGGTGGAAATATCGCTCGTGTAGCCGTTCTCGCATCGGTCTTGCCTGAGACGGTGAGCGCCACCAGTATGGATGCCCAGTGCGCCAGTGGCTTAGAAGCAATTGCAGCGGGGGCTCGGATGATTCGTTGCGGTGAAGCGGATATCGTTCTAGCTGGCGGCGTCGAATCCGTGAGCACGGCACCATGGCGGGTTGAGAAACAAGAATCCGTCACGGTGCCACCAAAATTATATTCACGTGCAAGGTTCACCCCGGTTCCAAATGCTGACCCGGAAATGGGCGTCGCAGCCGAAAATATCGCCACCCGGTACAACATCAGCAGGGAGCGCCAAGATAGTTTCGCTTTACAAAGCCACCAACGGGCCGTGCAAGCGCAAGCAGAAGGCGTATTTGACGATGAGTTGCTCCCCATAGGCACGTCAACAGGACTCGTTTCTGAAGACACCTGTCCCCGGCCTTCACTCACCGACAAGAAACTCTCCGCGCTCAAACCAGCTTTTGTGGAGAGTGGAAGCGTTACGGCAGGAAACTCGTGCCCCATAAATGATGGGGCCAGCGTCGTGCTGCTGGTGAGTGAGAAGGTAAGGCAGTCATTGAGCCCATCCTTCGCGTTGAAGTATTTGACTGCAGCTTCGGGCGCGTATGATCCAGAGCTTCTCGGGATGGCTGCCGTTCCTGCCTATCAAAAACTCCAAAATCAGCTAGGGGAAGAACCGTCACATCATGCGCCGTTGATTGAGTTTAATGAAGCATTTGCTGTTCAGGCATTAGCTTGCCTAGACATCTTGGGTATCGACCCGGCAACAGTTAATCGCAACGGTGGCGCACTAGCCTTGGGACACCCATACGGTGCTAGTGGCGCGATATTGACTACGAGACTGTTCCGGCAGGCTCAAAAACAGGGACTCTCCGGTCAGCGCGCCTTGGCACTGATGGCCGCAGCGGGCGGAACGGGAAGTGCTATCGCCTTCGAATCCGTCGTTTCCTGA
- a CDS encoding metal-sulfur cluster assembly factor — protein MSEAVPTAQTRIARPIEEIEEALKDVIDPELGVNIVDLGLVYGLRFVEGAVLEIAMTLTTPACPLTDIIEEQVSQALEHLVTVHHINWVWTPPWGPERITEDGREQMRALGFNI, from the coding sequence ATGAGCGAAGCTGTGCCAACTGCGCAGACGAGGATTGCCCGTCCAATTGAAGAGATCGAAGAAGCGCTCAAAGACGTCATTGACCCGGAACTTGGGGTCAACATTGTCGATTTAGGACTCGTTTATGGGTTGCGTTTTGTTGAAGGCGCTGTGCTTGAAATTGCTATGACACTAACAACGCCAGCATGCCCGCTGACTGACATCATTGAGGAGCAAGTTAGCCAAGCCCTAGAGCACCTCGTGACTGTTCACCACATCAATTGGGTATGGACTCCACCATGGGGACCAGAACGAATTACCGAAGATGGTCGCGAACAGATGCGTGCCCTAGGTTTTAATATTTAG
- a CDS encoding metal-sulfur cluster assembly factor, whose protein sequence is MSESTEQSQGAVSTPLEDVEEALKDVIDPELGVNIVDLGLLYGLKYADDGVLLLDMTLTTAACPLTDIIEEQVSKALENIVDDHRLNWVWMPPWGPERITDDGRDQMRALGFNI, encoded by the coding sequence ATGAGCGAATCAACCGAACAGAGCCAGGGAGCCGTTTCGACTCCTCTGGAAGATGTTGAGGAAGCACTCAAGGACGTTATTGACCCCGAGCTCGGTGTTAATATCGTCGACCTGGGGTTGCTCTATGGCCTGAAGTACGCAGATGACGGCGTACTGCTACTGGACATGACCTTGACCACCGCGGCTTGCCCGCTCACCGATATTATCGAAGAGCAGGTTAGCAAGGCGCTGGAGAACATCGTTGATGATCACCGTCTGAATTGGGTCTGGATGCCACCTTGGGGTCCAGAGCGCATTACTGACGATGGTCGCGACCAGATGCGAGCCCTAGGGTTCAATATCTAA
- the sufC gene encoding Fe-S cluster assembly ATPase SufC translates to MSTLEIKDLHVSIETEQGEKEILKGVTLTINTGETHAIMGPNGSGKSTLASTIAGHPRYTVTSGSITLDGEDVLEMSVDERAKAGLFLAMQYPVEVPGVTMTNFLRTAKTAIDGEAPKLRTWTKDVKEAMSKLKIDADFAGRNVNEGFSGGEKKRVEILQLELFKPKFAVLDETDSGLDVDALKIVSEGVNRAQDENNMGTLLITHYTRILRYIKPDFVHVFVDGRVAEQGGPELADRLEEEGYDRYLNVKA, encoded by the coding sequence ATGTCTACTCTGGAAATCAAGGACCTGCACGTCTCGATTGAAACCGAGCAGGGCGAGAAGGAAATTCTCAAGGGTGTAACCCTAACCATCAACACCGGCGAGACCCACGCAATCATGGGTCCTAACGGTTCGGGCAAGTCCACCCTTGCTTCGACCATCGCCGGTCACCCACGCTACACCGTCACCTCGGGCTCCATTACCCTTGACGGCGAAGATGTGCTGGAGATGAGCGTCGACGAGCGCGCCAAGGCTGGCCTGTTCCTGGCTATGCAGTACCCAGTAGAGGTACCAGGCGTCACCATGACCAACTTCCTGCGCACCGCCAAGACCGCCATCGACGGAGAAGCTCCGAAGCTGCGTACCTGGACCAAGGATGTCAAGGAAGCAATGAGCAAGCTGAAGATCGATGCTGACTTCGCTGGCCGTAACGTCAACGAAGGCTTCTCCGGTGGTGAGAAGAAGCGTGTTGAGATCCTGCAGCTGGAACTGTTCAAGCCTAAGTTCGCTGTTTTGGACGAGACCGACTCGGGTCTGGACGTTGACGCGTTGAAGATCGTTTCCGAGGGTGTTAACCGCGCTCAGGACGAGAACAACATGGGTACCCTGCTGATCACCCACTACACCCGCATCCTGCGCTACATCAAGCCAGACTTCGTGCACGTGTTCGTGGACGGCCGTGTTGCAGAACAGGGCGGCCCTGAGCTGGCTGACCGCCTTGAAGAAGAAGGCTACGACCGCTACCTGAACGTCAAGGCCTAA
- the sufD gene encoding Fe-S cluster assembly protein SufD yields MSETTTHIPDEKVRIGAPSIPGFTEEGENLSPINENDSSPLGGASAKAHSHGGGVGVPDSSRAGRLTSTNVEDFAKLTGREEDWRFTPLKRLKGLHSDELTGAAPKVELSGNDIATLTVVSSDDALNGVAHTPDDRVSANAWKYASETQVVTIPKNAEGAKASVRITGESLAPAAQHLIIVAEENSEATVILDHVGSAVLAQNVEFDVHANARLTVVSLQAWEDDAVHASSQQALVAQGASFKHIAVSFGGDLVRVNPSARFTGERAEIELYGLYFADAGQHLEHRLFVDHAVANCKSNVLYKGALQGKDAHTVWVGDVLIQKEAVGTDSYEANRNLVLTDGARADSVPNLEIETGLIDGAGHASTTGRFDDEHLFYLMARGIDEKTARRLVVRGFLNEIVQQIGDEALQERLTDTIEEELAATDN; encoded by the coding sequence ATGTCGGAGACCACCACCCATATCCCAGATGAGAAGGTGCGCATCGGCGCCCCATCCATTCCTGGTTTCACCGAAGAGGGCGAAAACCTTTCGCCAATCAACGAAAACGACAGCTCACCTTTGGGTGGAGCTTCCGCTAAGGCTCACAGCCACGGCGGGGGAGTTGGCGTGCCGGATTCCTCACGTGCAGGTCGTCTGACCAGCACCAACGTTGAGGACTTCGCCAAGCTGACCGGTCGTGAAGAGGATTGGCGTTTCACCCCGCTCAAGCGCCTGAAGGGTCTGCACAGTGACGAGCTCACCGGAGCTGCTCCAAAGGTTGAGCTATCGGGTAACGACATCGCCACCTTGACCGTCGTTTCTTCTGACGATGCTTTGAACGGCGTTGCGCACACCCCAGATGATCGCGTCTCGGCCAATGCTTGGAAGTACGCTTCCGAGACTCAGGTTGTGACCATTCCTAAGAATGCAGAGGGTGCCAAGGCAAGCGTTCGCATCACCGGCGAATCGCTGGCTCCAGCAGCTCAGCACTTGATCATCGTTGCCGAGGAAAACTCGGAAGCCACCGTGATCTTGGACCACGTTGGTTCAGCAGTGCTGGCTCAGAACGTTGAATTCGACGTTCACGCCAACGCTCGCTTGACCGTTGTCTCCTTGCAGGCTTGGGAAGATGACGCAGTGCATGCTTCATCGCAGCAGGCACTTGTCGCTCAGGGCGCATCCTTCAAGCACATCGCCGTATCCTTCGGTGGCGATCTGGTGCGCGTGAACCCATCGGCTCGCTTCACCGGCGAACGTGCGGAAATCGAGCTCTACGGTCTGTACTTCGCAGATGCCGGACAGCACCTGGAACACCGCTTGTTTGTTGACCACGCTGTGGCCAACTGCAAGTCGAATGTTCTTTACAAGGGTGCCCTGCAGGGCAAGGATGCACACACCGTTTGGGTTGGCGACGTGCTGATCCAGAAGGAAGCGGTTGGCACCGACTCGTACGAAGCCAACCGCAACCTGGTGTTGACCGATGGCGCACGCGCGGACTCGGTTCCAAACCTGGAAATCGAAACCGGCCTGATTGACGGTGCGGGTCACGCATCGACCACCGGTCGCTTCGATGATGAGCACCTGTTCTACCTGATGGCTCGCGGTATCGACGAAAAGACCGCACGCCGCCTGGTAGTACGTGGTTTCTTGAACGAGATCGTTCAGCAGATCGGTGATGAAGCTCTGCAGGAGCGTTTGACCGACACCATCGAAGAAGAACTGGCTGCAACTGACAACTAG